From Drosophila suzukii chromosome 2R, CBGP_Dsuzu_IsoJpt1.0, whole genome shotgun sequence, a single genomic window includes:
- the LOC108010237 gene encoding threonine-rich protein, which translates to MLNVLCTMSNLNFSQLLLALLLTSSYVLASEKCIYCRGINCQRTSYEADDQCSDKLDACVSVFQDGFIQAQGCLEGLEDDLREKCQEDNKVHGTDCEVCITEKCNKVAPKTYSCLQCNSAEEIQCAESPELLKAIECLIPRSGRGFCFASLEGDLLERGCSLTLSDQVNCLANPNCHLCDPLEQPRCNDQLIKADDSSTTEDPAESTSSSTESTPSSTITTESTSSSSTSSSTSSSTSSSTSSSTSSSTSSSTSSSTSSSTSSSTSSSTKSPETTQSTTETSTTEEIQTTTETPSSAFGLRASMFLIFTQLAFCVHNVLQ; encoded by the exons ATGCTAAATGTTCTTTGCACAATGTCAAACTTGAATTTCTCTCAACTCCTGCTGGCACTGCTTTTAACCAGCAGTTATGTATTGGCATcggaaaaatgtatttattgtCGGGGCATTAATTGCCAAAGGACTAGTTACGAGGCGGATGATCAGTGTTCGGATAAATTGGATGCCTGTGTGAGTGTTTTTCAAGATGGATTTATTCAGGCTCAAGGATGTTTGGAAGGTCTAGAGGATGATTTAAGAGAAAAATGTCAGGAGGATAATAAGGTACATGGAACTGACTGCGAGGTCTGTATAACGGAAAAGTGCAACAAGGTGGCGCCAAAAACATACAGCTGTCTTCAGTGTAATAGCGCAGAG GAAATTCAATGTGCTGAATCTCCAGAGCTTCTGAAAGCTATAGAATGCCTTATTCCGAGATCTGGTAGAGGTTTTTGCTTTGCCAGTTTGGAGGGAGATCTTTTGGAAAGAGGATGTTCTTTGACCCTTTCAGATCAAGTAAATTGCCTGGCCAATCCAAATTGTCACTTGTGCGATCCCTTAGAACAACCCCGATGCAATGATCAACTTATAAAAGCTGATGATTCCTCAACCACTGAAGACCCAGCGGAATCCACTAGTTCATCAACTGAGTCTACACCTAGTTCAACAATAACAACAGAATCAACATCGAGTTCTTCAACAAGTTCATCCACAAGTTCTTCCACAAGTTCTTCTACGAGTTCCTCCACAAGTTCTTCTACAAGTTCTTCAACAAGTTCATCCACAAGTTCTTCTACAAGTTCTTCAACAAGTTCATCCACAAAATCACCAGAAACTACCCAATCAACCACAGAAACTTCGACAACCGAGGAGATCCAAACAACAACGGAAACACCCAGTTCGGCATTTGGTTTACGTGCTTCCATGTTCCTAATATTTACTCAATTGGCTTTTTGTGTTCACAACGTACTtcaataa
- the LOC108008695 gene encoding uncharacterized protein, with protein MKAQTIAKVVSAVVLVVLAGQAAGNTAVSCHSCEGANCQRVQLTKTQSCVDSLDYCVTIFEEAKVLFKGCSLEIPYELRSKCQDNRSCYKCNTKECNNVGSAKYACIQCDSSKDSDCASNAAVLEAARCRAPTAPNSYCYVKSSGGSIVRGCSTTETDQQTCLNDANCLLCSPGDIRNCNAANIAESSGVGNRFIRFLR; from the exons ATGAAGGCCCAAACAATTGCGAAGGTGGTGAGTGCGGTGGTGCTGGTGGTTCTGGCGGGTCAAGCAGCTGGAAACACAGCAGTCAGCTGCCACAGTTGCGAAGGAGCCAATTGCCAGAGGGTTCAGCTCACTAAAACTCAGTCCTGTGTGGATTCCTTGGACTACTGTGTGACCATCTTTGAAGAAG CTAAGGTTCTGTTCAAGGGTTGCTCCCTAGAAATTCCCTATGAGCTGCGTTCCAAATGTCAGGATAATCGATCTTGTTACAAGTGCAACACCAAAGAATGCAACAATGTGGGTTCGGCCAAATATGCCTGCATTCAGTGTGATTCCAGCAAG GACTCCGATTGCGCTTCGAATGCCGCCGTTTTGGAAGCTGCCCGCTGCAGAGCCCCAACTGCTCCAAATTCGTATTGCTATGTTAAGTCCTCGGGTGGATCTATTGTGAGGGGCTGCTCCACCACCGAAACTGATCAGCAGACTTGTCTGAATGATGCCAACTGCCTGTTGTGCTCACCTGGAGATATTAGGAACTGCAATGCTGCCAATATCGCCGAGAGCTCTGGTGTTGGAAATCGCTTCATTCGTTTCCTAAGATAA
- the LOC108008689 gene encoding uncharacterized protein gives MLQSRKVFILLACVLAFQEISGEISAGVQNAVDLPKCFSCEGVNCLRTTRQNATVSCSDKLDVCVTIYEDYAVSERGCFSQISLAGQAKCAAKDDQCQKCSGQLCNNQGRRDFRCIQCTGSDSASCNQGSTASLTASQCGLPTSANSYCYVKVVGDMKDNLQRGCALSVKEQKSCLEDSECSLCLPDNSSDSVACNNFDLPLVSKSGADQSKKFTSLSFAFLGLLLLKMLN, from the exons ATGTTGCAATCGAGAaaggtttttattttgctggCTTGTGTGCTGGCTTTTCAAGAGATTTCAGGAGAAATTTCAGCTGGAGTGCAGAATGCAGTCGATCTGCCCAAATGTTTTAGCTGCGAGGGCGTTAATTGTTTGAGAACAACCCGCCAGAATGCCACGGTTAGCTGTTCTGATAAATTGGATGTCTGCGTTACCATTTACGAGGATT ATGCTGTGAGTGAGCGGGGCTGTTTCTCCCAAATTTCTTTGGCTGGTCAGGCTAAATGTGCGGCCAAGGACGACCAATGTCAAAAGTGCAGTGGTCAATTGTGCAATAACCAGGGACGCAGGGACTTCAGGTGCATTCAATGCACTGGTTCTGAT TCGGCTTCCTGTAACCAGGGCTCCACCGCCTCACTAACCGCCTCCCAATGTGGACTCCCCACATCGGCTAATTCCTACTGCTATGTCAAGGTCGTCGGCGATATGAAGGATAATCTGCAAAGAGGTTGTGCTCTATCTGTGAAGGAACAAAAATCCTGCCTGGAGGACTCGGAATGCTCCCTCTGCCTGCCGGATAACTCCAGTGATTCTGTGGCTTGCAACAATTTTGATCTGCCGTTGGTCTCCAAATCGGGTGCTGATCAAAGTAAAAAATTCACAAGCTTGAGCTTTGCTTTCTTGGGCTTGCTCTTGCTCAAAATGCTGAACTAA
- the LOC108008269 gene encoding L-asparaginase-like protein GD25160: MLAQSCCIQLLILLLLLRLPTSVQQKSQKYYWNPKMRERKFKMFGSRKTQIQPLLISTWNYTDANLQAWSVLQQGSRRTRQAVIQGCLACQSQRCGRLLAGGASPDANGTLTLEAAIMDGSTLRYGAVAGMEGVRNAILVADAVIRYTKHSLLVGKSATRFARSMGYKEDYPESKGTQKVLKKWNLNACQPNFWRDVNPSPMENCGPYTPLPQHLMKQPLHPEYSIVLGQHDQLAFLALDAEGQFHVASQSSGAPFRIPGRVGDSAVPGAGIYADNEVGAAVASGDGDVLMRHLPAFLAVEAMRGGQRPDKAAEGVVQRLLRHNTEFNGAVVVVNRRGIYAAACAGLDEFHFVVSGGKEYLSMARVERIKCLERETEIVDGGPKGLFRRNPEKQVVHRAGNKFS, from the coding sequence ATGTTGGCGCAAAGTTGTTGCATTCAACTGCTGATCCTCCTCCTGTTATTAAGGTTACCCACCAGTGTCCAGCAAAAGTCCCAAAAATATTACTGGAATCCGAAAATGAGAGAGAGGAAGTTCAAAATGTTTGGAAGCAGAAAGACTCAGATACAACCGCTGTTGATCAGTACGTGGAACTATACGGATGCCAATTTGCAGGCGTGGAGTGTTTTGCAGCAAGGATCTCGAAGGACTCGTCAGGCGGTGATCCAGGGATGTTTGGCCTGCCAAAGCCAGCGATGTGGCCGCCTTTTGGCAGGGGGAGCTTCTCCAGATGCGAATGGAACTTTGACCCTGGAAGCTGCCATCATGGATGGCTCAACCCTGAGATACGGTGCAGTTGCTGGAATGGAAGGAGTTCGCAACGCCATCCTCGTGGCAGATGCAGTTATAAGATACACAAAACACTCGCTTTTGGTGGGCAAAAGCGCTACGAGATTTGCCAGATCCATGGGCTACAAGGAGGACTACCCTGAGAGTAAAGGCACCCAGAAGGTGTTGAAAAAATGGAACTTAAACGCCTGTCAACCGAATTTCTGGCGTGATGTGAACCCTTCTCCCATGGAAAACTGTGGTCCATACACACCTTTACCCCAACACCTGATGAAGCAACCATTGCACCCGGAATATTCCATCGTACTGGGTCAACACGATCAGCTGGCCTTTTTGGCCCTGGACGCAGAGGGTCAATTCCATGTGGCCAGCCAATCGAGTGGCGCCCCCTTTCGGATCCCCGGAAGGGTGGGGGATTCGGCGGTGCCAGGTGCCGGGATTTATGCGGATAATGAGGTGGGTGCCGCGGTGGCCAGTGGCGATGGAGACGTCCTTATGCGCCACCTGCCCGCCTTTCTGGCCGTCGAGGCGATGAGAGGGGGTCAAAGGCCGGACAAGGCCGCCGAGGGGGTGGTGCAACGCCTGCTGAGACATAATACCGAGTTCAATGGGGCCGTGGTGGTGGTCAATCGAAGGGGCATCTATGCTGCCGCCTGCGCAGGACTCGACGAGTTCCATTTCGTGGTCAGTGGAGGCAAGGAGTATCTCAGCATGGCCCGGGTGGAGCGGATCAAGTGTCTGGAGAGGGAAACTGAGATCGTTGATGGCGGGCCCAAGGGACTGTTTCGTAGGAACCCCGAAAAGCAGGTGGTGCACAGGGCAGGGAATAAGTTTAGTTAG